One Pectobacterium polaris DNA window includes the following coding sequences:
- the ppiA gene encoding peptidylprolyl isomerase A — protein sequence MFKRTLVAAAALISLTAFSPAFAASDATTRVLLTTSAGNIELSLDNQKAPVSVKNFVEYVNNGFYNGTTFHRVIPGFMVQGGGFSGEMSQKATNAPIKNEADNGLRNQRGTIAMARTSDKDSATSQFFINIADNAFLDHGQRDFGYAVFGKVVKGMDVVDKISQVPTKNVGPYQNVPTAPIVIQSAKVLP from the coding sequence ATGTTCAAACGTACTCTGGTTGCTGCGGCAGCCCTTATTTCACTGACGGCATTTTCTCCCGCTTTTGCGGCTTCCGACGCCACTACGCGTGTGCTGTTGACGACGTCTGCGGGCAATATCGAACTGTCTTTAGATAATCAAAAGGCACCAGTTTCGGTAAAAAATTTCGTCGAGTACGTTAACAACGGTTTTTATAACGGGACGACATTTCACCGTGTGATCCCTGGCTTTATGGTGCAGGGCGGCGGCTTTTCTGGCGAAATGAGCCAAAAAGCGACGAACGCACCGATTAAGAATGAAGCCGATAATGGTTTACGTAACCAGCGCGGCACGATTGCGATGGCACGCACGTCTGATAAAGACAGTGCGACCAGCCAGTTCTTTATCAACATCGCGGACAACGCGTTCCTCGATCACGGCCAGCGTGATTTTGGCTACGCCGTGTTCGGTAAAGTCGTGAAGGGCATGGACGTCGTGGATAAGATCTCTCAGGTGCCAACGAAGAATGTCGGGCCTTACCAGAATGTGCCGACCGCACCCATCGTGATTCAGTCTGCGAAAGTGCTGCCCTGA
- a CDS encoding ABC transporter permease has product MRTPPEKRVSRLRLRGARIGGFLLTMMRNPLTAIGSAIVLVLILVAIFAPWIATHDPLVQDLANALQAPSAAHYFGTDEFGRDVFSRLVYGSRITLYIVALVSVTVGPIGLALGVVAGYYGGIVDTILMRITDIFISFPSLVLALAFVAALGPGLEHVVIAITLTAWPPIARLARAETLSLRHADFVSAVKLQGASSIRILLHHIVPLCLPSVIIRITMNMAGIILTAAGLGFLGLGAQPPDPEWGAMISAGRRYMMECWWLVTIPGLAILINSLAFNFLGDGLRDILDPRTE; this is encoded by the coding sequence ATGCGGACACCGCCGGAAAAACGTGTGAGCCGCCTGCGGCTACGCGGTGCGCGAATCGGCGGGTTTCTCTTGACGATGATGCGCAATCCGCTGACCGCGATTGGTTCTGCGATTGTGCTGGTTTTGATTCTGGTCGCTATTTTCGCCCCGTGGATCGCCACGCACGATCCGCTGGTACAGGATTTGGCTAACGCGCTACAGGCCCCGAGTGCGGCGCATTACTTTGGCACCGATGAGTTTGGGCGCGATGTGTTTAGTCGTCTGGTCTATGGTTCACGCATCACGCTGTATATCGTTGCGCTGGTGTCGGTAACCGTGGGGCCCATCGGGCTGGCACTGGGCGTGGTGGCAGGGTATTACGGCGGCATCGTCGATACCATCCTGATGCGTATCACCGATATCTTCATTTCGTTCCCTAGTCTGGTGTTGGCGTTGGCGTTCGTTGCGGCACTTGGCCCAGGTCTGGAGCATGTGGTGATTGCGATTACGCTGACGGCCTGGCCGCCGATTGCCCGTCTGGCAAGGGCGGAGACGCTGTCGCTGCGTCACGCCGACTTTGTGTCTGCCGTGAAGCTGCAAGGCGCATCCTCTATCCGCATCCTGCTGCACCACATTGTGCCGCTGTGTCTGCCGTCGGTGATTATTCGTATTACCATGAATATGGCGGGCATCATTCTGACAGCAGCGGGTCTGGGCTTTCTGGGATTGGGGGCACAGCCGCCCGATCCTGAATGGGGCGCGATGATCTCTGCGGGTCGTCGTTACATGATGGAGTGTTGGTGGTTAGTAACTATTCCGGGGCTGGCGATTTTGATTAACAGCCTGGCGTTCAACTTCCTTGGAGACGGCCTACGTGACATCCTCGATCCCAGAACTGAATAA
- the pelC gene encoding pectate lyase PelC — protein MKYLLPSAAAGLLLLAAQPTMAANTGGYATTDGGDVAGAVKKTARSMQDIIDIIEEAKKDANGKKVKGGAYPLVITYNGNEDALIKAAEANICGQWSKDARGVEIKEFTKGITILGTNGSSANFGIWLTKSSDIVIRNMRFGYMPGGAQDGDAIRIDNTPNVWIDHNEIFAKNFECAGTKDGDTTFESAIDIKKASTNVTISYNYIHGIKKVGLSGFSSSDTGRDLTYHHNIYDDVNARLPLQRGGQVHAYNNLYTGITSSGLNVRQKGIALIERNWFENAKNPVTSRYDGSNFGTWELRNNNVMSPADFAKYNITWDKDSKPYVNAEDWKSTGTFASVPYSYSPVSPQCVKDKLANYAGVNKNLAVLTAANCN, from the coding sequence ATGGCGGCAAATACGGGGGGTTATGCCACCACTGACGGTGGTGACGTTGCCGGTGCCGTGAAAAAAACAGCGCGCTCCATGCAAGATATTATTGATATCATCGAAGAAGCGAAAAAGGACGCAAACGGTAAGAAAGTCAAAGGCGGTGCTTACCCGCTCGTCATCACCTATAACGGTAATGAAGACGCGCTGATCAAAGCCGCTGAGGCCAACATCTGCGGCCAGTGGAGTAAGGATGCCCGAGGTGTAGAAATCAAAGAGTTCACCAAAGGGATTACCATCCTCGGAACTAACGGATCGTCCGCCAACTTCGGGATCTGGCTGACAAAATCATCCGATATCGTCATACGCAACATGCGTTTTGGTTACATGCCGGGCGGCGCGCAGGATGGTGATGCCATTCGTATCGATAACACGCCGAACGTCTGGATTGACCACAACGAGATCTTCGCGAAAAACTTTGAATGCGCAGGTACAAAAGACGGTGACACGACATTCGAATCCGCGATTGATATTAAGAAAGCGTCGACCAACGTGACCATTTCGTACAACTACATTCATGGCATCAAAAAAGTGGGGCTGAGCGGCTTCAGCAGCAGCGATACGGGCCGTGACCTGACTTACCATCACAATATTTACGACGACGTTAACGCTCGCCTTCCGCTGCAACGTGGCGGCCAGGTTCACGCGTACAACAACCTGTATACTGGCATCACCAGTTCTGGCCTGAACGTGCGTCAGAAAGGGATTGCGCTGATCGAACGTAACTGGTTCGAGAATGCGAAAAACCCAGTGACCTCACGTTATGACGGTTCCAACTTCGGTACCTGGGAACTGCGTAATAACAACGTTATGAGCCCAGCCGACTTCGCTAAATACAACATCACCTGGGATAAAGATTCCAAGCCCTACGTGAATGCGGAAGACTGGAAAAGCACTGGCACATTCGCTTCTGTTCCTTACAGCTACTCTCCAGTTTCTCCACAGTGCGTGAAGGACAAACTGGCGAACTATGCTGGCGTGAACAAAAACCTTGCCGTGCTGACAGCAGCAAATTGCAACTAG
- a CDS encoding ABC transporter ATP-binding protein — MTSSIPELNKSSQPAPGSSPLMEVENLRVSFVNRGAVTDAVRGVSFTLGCEKLAIVGESGSGKSTVGRALLQLHPHSARITADKLRFGDTDLLKADEARMRQIRGKRISMIMQDPKYSLNPVVCVGDQIAEAYLAHHRVSHREAKAKVMAMLDVVRIRQPERVYNLYPHEISGGQGQRIMIAMMLITEPEIVIADEPTSALDVSVRLQVLAMLDDLVSERGLGLIFISHDINLVRSFCDRVLVMYAGRVVESIAAADLDNAQHPYTRGLLNSLPDIDHRRPRLPVMNRDPAWING, encoded by the coding sequence GTGACATCCTCGATCCCAGAACTGAATAAGTCTTCTCAACCTGCGCCGGGAAGCTCGCCCCTGATGGAAGTGGAAAATCTGCGGGTAAGCTTCGTGAACCGTGGTGCTGTGACGGATGCCGTGCGCGGCGTCTCCTTCACGCTGGGCTGTGAAAAGCTGGCCATTGTCGGTGAATCCGGCTCCGGTAAATCGACGGTCGGCCGTGCGCTGCTGCAACTGCATCCGCACAGTGCGCGGATTACGGCAGACAAACTGCGCTTCGGCGATACCGACCTGCTGAAAGCGGATGAGGCGCGGATGCGTCAGATTCGCGGCAAGCGCATTTCCATGATTATGCAGGACCCAAAATATTCGCTGAACCCAGTGGTATGCGTTGGCGATCAGATTGCCGAAGCCTATCTGGCGCACCATAGGGTGTCGCACCGCGAGGCAAAGGCAAAGGTCATGGCTATGCTGGACGTGGTGCGTATTCGTCAGCCAGAGCGCGTATACAATCTGTACCCTCATGAAATATCGGGCGGGCAGGGGCAGCGCATCATGATTGCGATGATGCTGATTACTGAACCCGAAATCGTGATTGCCGATGAACCGACCTCCGCGCTGGATGTGTCCGTACGTCTGCAGGTGCTGGCGATGCTGGACGATCTGGTCAGCGAGCGCGGTCTGGGGCTGATTTTCATCAGCCACGATATCAATCTGGTACGTAGCTTCTGCGATCGGGTGTTGGTGATGTATGCCGGACGTGTCGTGGAATCCATTGCTGCCGCCGATCTGGACAACGCGCAGCATCCTTACACGCGTGGGTTGCTGAATTCGCTGCCGGATATCGACCACCGACGCCCGCGTTTGCCGGTGATGAATCGCGATCCAGCCTGGATCAATGGATAA
- a CDS encoding ABC transporter permease, translated as MVFSDWIKPGGVLRRLAKRLFQVVVTLFGLLILTFVIGRVMPIDPVLAIVGQDADQSTYQQVYQQLGLDKPLYVQFFIYFNSLMHGDLGNALLTGRPVMDDIIRVFPATIELATMAIIVGAGLGIPLGVLAAARRGKWADYVVRFISLAGYSTPIFWVGMMGLLVFYAWLNWVGGAGRVDMAYDGLVENRTGLLLVDSLLAGEWDVFRSALNHLVLPATILGFHSLAYISRMTRSFMLAQLSQEYIITARVKGLSEFRVVWAHAFRNILVQLLTVVALAYGSLLEGAVLIETVFSWPGFGSYLTGSLLLGDMNAVMGCVLLVGLIFVTLNLLSDMLYQIFDPRTNA; from the coding sequence ATGGTTTTCTCTGATTGGATCAAGCCGGGTGGAGTACTGCGTCGTTTGGCAAAACGTCTGTTTCAGGTCGTCGTTACGCTGTTCGGGTTATTAATCCTGACCTTCGTGATCGGCCGCGTGATGCCAATCGATCCAGTCCTGGCTATTGTCGGACAGGATGCCGACCAAAGTACCTATCAACAGGTTTACCAACAGCTGGGGTTGGATAAGCCGCTGTATGTGCAGTTCTTTATTTACTTCAATTCACTGATGCATGGAGATTTGGGCAATGCCCTCCTGACCGGGCGACCGGTAATGGATGACATTATTCGCGTTTTCCCTGCCACCATCGAACTTGCCACCATGGCGATTATCGTCGGTGCGGGTCTAGGCATACCACTCGGCGTGCTGGCTGCGGCGCGACGCGGCAAGTGGGCGGATTATGTGGTGCGTTTTATCAGTCTGGCCGGTTATTCCACGCCAATATTCTGGGTCGGGATGATGGGGCTGCTGGTGTTCTATGCCTGGCTGAACTGGGTTGGCGGTGCCGGACGGGTTGATATGGCCTACGACGGCCTGGTGGAGAACCGTACCGGTCTGCTGCTGGTGGATTCACTACTCGCAGGCGAGTGGGATGTATTCCGCAGCGCGCTGAACCATCTGGTGTTGCCAGCCACGATTCTTGGTTTCCACTCGCTGGCTTATATCAGCCGTATGACGCGTAGCTTCATGCTGGCGCAGCTTTCGCAGGAATACATCATTACCGCGCGAGTGAAAGGGCTGTCTGAGTTCCGCGTTGTCTGGGCGCACGCGTTTCGCAATATTCTGGTTCAGCTTCTGACGGTGGTGGCGCTGGCGTATGGCTCGCTGCTGGAAGGGGCGGTACTGATCGAAACGGTCTTCTCATGGCCTGGCTTTGGCTCCTATCTGACAGGCAGCCTGCTGCTGGGGGATATGAACGCGGTTATGGGATGTGTGCTGCTAGTCGGGTTGATCTTCGTGACGCTTAACCTGCTGTCGGACATGTTGTATCAAATCTTTGATCCGAGGACGAACGCATGA
- a CDS encoding ABC transporter substrate-binding protein has protein sequence MKARAILRTLLLGSLCMAATPAILSAKTPDDQLIVGMNMNNMLSLDPAAMTGNEVVGIIVNLYDSLVVLDPANLSNIQPSLAKSWSVSDDGNVITFNLVDNAKFHSGNPVTAQDFAWSMKRLLNLNMAQATTWKSYGFTAENVEKMIRAKDAHTVEIELPKPNDPKLVLYSLATLGSGSVLDSKTVMQHEKNGDWGNGWLTTNEAGSGPFKLDVWQAKDVLRISKVENNWQGDAKMRRVIFRHMTESQALRLMIEKGDIDVASGMSVPDINALKQDKDVVVDEVKKGTLYYVAMSLKNEYFAKPKVREAVRYLIDYDGVNKTVMPGYGFYHQRPIQKGMDATLPDPGYKLDVPRAKALLAEAGYPNGFETTLRVLSDQPFLNLATSVQSTLAQAGIKAKIISGTGNQVYGAMRDRNFDMLVGRGGGGVDPHPHSSLRSVVYNPDNSDEAKLTNFQGWRTSFYDKPLNDMIDQALLEKDPQKQKQMYINVQNRYEELFPAIIPVSQMIDSVVLRKDVKGYVPHPSSTTHLREVYKQR, from the coding sequence ATGAAAGCACGAGCAATACTCCGTACCCTGCTGTTAGGTTCACTCTGCATGGCCGCCACGCCGGCCATTCTATCGGCAAAAACCCCTGACGATCAGCTGATCGTGGGGATGAACATGAACAACATGCTCTCACTCGATCCGGCCGCCATGACCGGTAACGAAGTGGTGGGCATTATCGTCAACCTCTATGACTCACTGGTGGTGCTGGATCCCGCCAACCTGAGTAACATCCAGCCTTCTCTGGCGAAAAGCTGGAGCGTCAGTGATGATGGGAACGTCATTACCTTCAATCTGGTGGATAACGCCAAATTCCATTCCGGTAACCCCGTAACGGCGCAAGACTTCGCCTGGTCGATGAAGCGTCTGCTTAACCTCAACATGGCACAGGCCACGACGTGGAAATCCTACGGCTTCACCGCGGAAAACGTGGAGAAAATGATCCGCGCCAAAGATGCTCACACCGTTGAAATCGAACTGCCAAAACCGAACGATCCAAAACTGGTGCTCTACTCGCTGGCGACGCTGGGTAGCGGCTCGGTGCTGGATAGCAAAACGGTGATGCAGCATGAGAAAAACGGCGACTGGGGTAACGGCTGGCTGACCACGAACGAAGCCGGTTCCGGCCCGTTCAAGCTGGACGTGTGGCAGGCGAAAGACGTGCTGCGTATCAGCAAGGTTGAGAACAACTGGCAGGGCGACGCGAAAATGCGCCGCGTGATTTTCCGTCACATGACTGAATCACAGGCGCTGCGCCTGATGATTGAAAAAGGCGATATTGACGTTGCTTCTGGCATGTCGGTGCCGGATATCAATGCATTGAAACAAGATAAAGACGTTGTGGTTGATGAGGTGAAAAAAGGCACGTTGTACTACGTTGCAATGAGCCTGAAAAACGAATACTTCGCTAAACCGAAAGTGCGCGAAGCGGTTCGTTACCTGATTGATTACGATGGCGTCAATAAGACGGTAATGCCTGGCTATGGTTTCTATCATCAGCGCCCTATCCAGAAAGGGATGGATGCGACGCTGCCGGATCCTGGCTACAAGCTGGACGTGCCACGCGCCAAGGCACTGCTGGCCGAAGCGGGCTACCCGAATGGATTTGAAACCACGCTGCGTGTCCTGTCCGATCAGCCATTCCTGAATCTGGCGACGTCGGTACAGTCCACGCTGGCACAGGCGGGCATCAAAGCCAAAATCATCTCCGGCACCGGTAATCAGGTTTACGGCGCAATGCGCGATCGTAACTTCGATATGCTGGTTGGCCGCGGCGGTGGCGGCGTCGATCCGCATCCTCACTCCAGCCTGCGTTCTGTTGTCTATAACCCGGATAACAGCGACGAAGCCAAACTGACCAACTTCCAGGGCTGGCGCACGTCTTTCTACGACAAGCCTCTGAACGACATGATCGATCAGGCGCTGTTGGAGAAAGACCCTCAGAAACAGAAGCAGATGTATATCAACGTGCAGAATCGTTATGAAGAACTGTTCCCGGCCATCATTCCGGTGTCGCAGATGATCGATTCTGTGGTGTTGCGTAAGGACGTGAAAGGCTATGTGCCGCATCCGTCTTCTACGACGCATCTGCGTGAGGTGTATAAGCAGCGCTAG
- a CDS encoding mandelate racemase family protein, giving the protein MKIESIDVTVFTYPTRRVSDSAGHSHPGPENQAKMALLTITADDGQKGYAFAPPEVIRPHIVNAFFRKVLIGQNPFDRERLWQDLVHWQRGSANQLTDRALSIVESALWDLQGRVLNMPVHKLLGGYREKVPAYGSTMCGDELEGGLSTPDEFGQFAEKLVQRGYKAIKLHTWMPPVSFAPSPKIDVQACAAVREAVGPDICLMLDGYHWYSRSDALYIGRELQKLDFTWFEEPMEEQSMASYSWLTKSLDIDVIGPESLSGKYFSRADWVKEGACDILRAGVQGVGGLWPCMKVASLAESFGMDCEIHGNGAPNLNVVGAIKNCRWYERGLLHPFLDYDEPAAYLNSIVDPMDDEGFVHLPQRPGLGEDINFDWIEEHTLSKE; this is encoded by the coding sequence GTGAAAATAGAATCAATTGATGTCACCGTCTTCACTTATCCCACACGCCGGGTTTCCGACAGTGCGGGTCATTCACACCCGGGACCTGAAAATCAGGCCAAGATGGCGCTGTTAACCATCACGGCAGATGATGGGCAAAAAGGCTACGCTTTCGCTCCGCCGGAAGTGATTCGTCCTCATATCGTTAATGCTTTCTTCCGCAAAGTGCTGATCGGGCAAAACCCGTTCGACCGTGAGCGCCTGTGGCAAGATCTGGTGCACTGGCAACGCGGTAGCGCCAACCAGCTGACCGACCGAGCGCTGTCGATTGTGGAATCCGCACTGTGGGATCTGCAAGGTCGCGTGCTGAATATGCCGGTGCATAAACTGCTCGGCGGCTATCGTGAAAAAGTCCCTGCTTACGGCAGCACCATGTGTGGTGATGAGCTGGAAGGCGGTTTATCTACGCCGGATGAGTTTGGTCAGTTTGCAGAAAAACTGGTACAGCGTGGCTATAAAGCCATCAAGTTGCATACCTGGATGCCGCCGGTGTCATTCGCGCCTAGCCCGAAGATTGACGTACAAGCCTGTGCGGCAGTCCGTGAAGCGGTCGGCCCGGACATCTGTCTGATGCTGGATGGTTATCACTGGTACAGTCGTAGCGATGCGCTGTACATCGGCCGTGAACTGCAAAAGCTCGATTTCACCTGGTTTGAAGAGCCGATGGAAGAACAGAGCATGGCGTCTTACAGCTGGCTGACCAAGAGCCTGGATATCGATGTTATCGGGCCGGAAAGTCTGTCAGGCAAATACTTCAGCCGTGCTGACTGGGTTAAAGAAGGTGCATGCGACATTTTACGTGCGGGCGTGCAAGGCGTGGGCGGTCTCTGGCCGTGTATGAAAGTCGCGAGCCTGGCAGAATCCTTCGGTATGGACTGCGAAATTCACGGTAACGGTGCACCAAACCTCAACGTCGTTGGCGCTATCAAAAACTGCCGCTGGTATGAGCGCGGACTGCTGCATCCTTTCCTCGATTACGACGAACCTGCTGCTTATCTGAATTCGATTGTCGATCCAATGGACGACGAGGGCTTTGTGCATCTGCCGCAACGTCCAGGGTTGGGAGAAGATATTAATTTTGACTGGATTGAGGAGCATACCCTAAGTAAAGAATAA
- the pelZ gene encoding pectate lyase PelZ gives MKRSLLFAALFSTGLVFSVGIPMASAATPAAPELKGFGTDTVAGSGGRIIRVTTLASSGAGSLREALAAKGPRIIVFEVGGIIDLNKSDLRLAEPFVTIAGQTAPSPGITIIRGGMGISTHDVLMQHIRFRIGDAGTGKKSGFERDVSINGKDAYNVVIDHSSFAWGTDENLSISGPRYDGPQGTAHRITLSNNIVAEGLYDSAHTKGIHSMGTLVHDNVTDVSIVGSLYAHNNERNAWFKAGSTGVMVNNLIYNPGIWGLRVGGVAKEWEGKTMPASPRVSVAGNVMHYGANTKAGLGLVGSNTSGDVWMSDNLAYDAKGKAAPQTSGSGINLLKVSPIWPAGLTASPASAVTNQVLQSAGARPKDRDAVDKRIVENFKQRKGGFVNSQEDVGGYPVATATYRQLNVPSTGVDAWLQQMAKALE, from the coding sequence ATGAAACGTTCTCTTCTGTTCGCCGCACTGTTCAGCACTGGATTAGTATTCAGTGTCGGCATACCGATGGCTAGCGCCGCCACACCGGCAGCACCAGAGTTGAAAGGATTCGGAACGGATACCGTTGCAGGCAGCGGTGGGCGCATTATTCGCGTCACAACGCTGGCTTCTTCCGGTGCAGGCTCACTCAGGGAAGCGCTGGCCGCCAAAGGGCCGCGCATTATCGTTTTTGAGGTTGGCGGCATTATCGACCTGAATAAAAGTGACCTCCGGTTAGCAGAGCCGTTTGTCACCATCGCCGGTCAGACCGCTCCTTCTCCCGGTATCACCATTATTCGCGGCGGAATGGGGATCAGCACACACGATGTGCTGATGCAGCATATTCGTTTCCGCATCGGCGATGCCGGTACGGGTAAAAAAAGTGGCTTTGAACGCGATGTTTCCATCAACGGCAAAGATGCCTACAACGTCGTGATCGACCATTCTAGTTTCGCCTGGGGTACAGACGAAAACCTGTCTATTTCCGGCCCACGCTATGACGGGCCTCAGGGCACCGCACACCGCATCACACTCTCGAATAATATCGTTGCTGAAGGCCTATACGATTCGGCTCACACCAAAGGTATTCACTCGATGGGGACGCTGGTTCACGATAACGTGACTGACGTATCGATCGTGGGTAGCCTCTATGCGCACAACAACGAGCGCAACGCCTGGTTCAAGGCTGGCTCTACGGGCGTCATGGTCAATAACCTGATCTATAACCCCGGCATCTGGGGTCTTCGCGTTGGTGGAGTAGCGAAAGAGTGGGAAGGGAAAACCATGCCCGCCAGCCCACGCGTCTCCGTTGCGGGTAACGTGATGCACTACGGTGCCAATACCAAAGCAGGTTTAGGACTGGTAGGAAGCAACACCTCCGGCGATGTCTGGATGTCAGATAACCTCGCGTACGATGCCAAGGGCAAAGCCGCACCGCAAACGTCAGGCAGCGGGATTAATTTACTCAAAGTGTCCCCTATTTGGCCTGCGGGCTTAACGGCATCACCGGCCAGCGCCGTCACCAATCAGGTACTGCAAAGTGCAGGTGCACGCCCTAAAGATCGTGATGCCGTTGATAAACGTATCGTGGAGAATTTCAAACAGCGTAAAGGTGGCTTCGTGAATAGTCAGGAAGACGTCGGCGGCTATCCCGTTGCAACCGCGACCTACCGTCAGTTGAATGTGCCGAGCACCGGCGTGGATGCCTGGCTACAGCAGATGGCTAAAGCGCTGGAATAA